A single Paraburkholderia sp. FT54 DNA region contains:
- a CDS encoding cupin domain-containing protein, which yields MKIRPLIATATLAGFAIFGVSQSTFAADATAPHETITPAFAEAIANVPGKTMTALVVEYPPGGKSPSHRHGQAFVVGYVLSGAIRSRVNAGEERVYHAGEYWTEKPGVHHTVSENASDTEPAKLLAIFVADSKDKNLVTFDKK from the coding sequence ATGAAAATCCGCCCACTGATCGCGACGGCCACGCTCGCCGGTTTCGCCATTTTCGGCGTTTCCCAGTCCACCTTCGCCGCCGACGCAACCGCGCCGCACGAGACGATTACGCCTGCTTTTGCCGAGGCGATCGCCAACGTGCCGGGCAAGACGATGACGGCGCTCGTGGTCGAGTATCCGCCCGGCGGCAAGTCGCCCTCGCATCGGCACGGTCAGGCGTTCGTGGTCGGCTATGTGCTGTCGGGGGCGATCCGCAGTCGCGTGAACGCCGGCGAAGAGCGCGTCTATCATGCCGGCGAGTACTGGACCGAGAAGCCGGGCGTGCATCACACGGTCAGCGAAAACGCGAGCGATACGGAACCTGCGAAGCTGCTGGCGATCTTCGTGGCCGACTCGAAAGACAAGAACCTTGTTACGTTCGACAAGAAGTAA